CGCAAGAAGCCGTTGGGTAGACTGCAAACCTTAATATCCCAACTGGGATTCACCCCCGCCTTCAGGCGGGTGAGGATGTCAATTTGTATCCCGTTGTGTCAAACTCGAACTAATACACGAATCAATCTGTCGATACCGTACTTCATCACAGCATCGGTGCAACCTCGTCGAGATGCTCGTCCTCGACGAAGACTACTACGTGGTCGCCGGCTCGCATACGTGTACCACCGCGGGGTGTTATGAAACCTCCGTCACGTGTGATGGTTCCGAAGACGACCCCTGATCCGAGAGTCCCAGCGGCTTCCTCAACGGTGCTGTCGGCAAGTAGGCTGTCTTCGTCGATCTCTATCTCAAGTATCTCCGCCTCTCCGTCGCCTATCACGGCGAGGTTCTGGGCACGGTAGTCACGCGTGAACGCGTGATCTTCTCGGCGGTTATCTTCCTCGGGTTGACACCGACGTCTACACCCACTGTCTCGAAGAGGTCGACGTACGATCCCTGTTCGACGACTGCGACCGACCGTTCGGCACCCAGACGTTTCGTGAGGAGCGAGACGAGGAGGCTCTTCTCATCGGTGTCGAGGGCGGATATCACGACGTCTGCCCTGTCGATCCCCTCACGTTTCAGGAACTCGATGTCGGTGGCGTCGCTCTCCATCACTACGGTTCCGGGAAGATCCTCGGCAAGACGACGCGCCCTCTCGGGGTCAGACTCGATGAGCTTAGGCTGGTATCCGCGTTCTTCGAGGAGACGCGCCGTGTGGTATCCCGTCTGACTCCCTCCGACGATCACTATGTCGCCGTGTTCCTCGTCGTGGCTGTCGTCATCTATCGACCCCGACATCAGCCTGTTGCTGAACTTCTGTGTGCTCTCGACGCTCCCTATTACGATCACCGAGTCGCCCTCACGTATGACGGTGTCACCCCTTGGTAGGATGACCTCGCCGTCCCGGAGGAGAGCCGCGAAGGTTAACGAGTCGAGGACATCAGCGTTCTCTACTGTCATACCCGCGACGGGACTCGCCTCATTTATCTCGAACTCGACCATCTGAACACGTCCGTCTGCGAAGAGATCGACGTCCTTCGCCGCGGGTAAAGTCGTGACCCAGACCACAGCCTTCGCAGTCTGGAGATCCGAACAGACCATGTAATCGACGCCCATCGCTCCCTTCTTCTCCGATCTCTCCCATGTCGTCAGGAACTGAGTTCTCTTGACACGTCCGACAGTGAAGACGTCGGAGAGTGTCTTCGCCGTGGTACACGCGACTATGTTGGCGTGATCCTCGTTGGTAGTGGCTATGAGCATGTCATGTCGGCTTCCGATACGCCCGCCTCGTCGAGAACGTCGGTGTCGGTTCCGTCACCGTGTATCGACATCGCGTCGACGGCGTAGGTCAGTTCATCGACCTTCTCCTTGTCGGCGTCGATCACGACGACCTCGTGTGACTTCGAGAGCTCCGCCGCGATCTTAGACCCAACCTGACCCGCTCCTATTATTATAACCCGCATCTTGAATAGTGGCGTAAAACACGACGGTTTCGTACTTAAGAACTGTCTTCTATTAGTCTACGCTATACCAGAGCGCCAACCTCAGGTTTTATGTTCAGATCCGGTGTCTTTCGACACGGTAAGATGAAGCTCTCGTCCGTCTGGATGTCGGAGTAAGATGAAGCTCTCGTCCGTCTGGATGTCGGAGACGGTTCTCCGCGACCTCGGGAACATACTCAGGGCACTCTCGGCGGCGGTCGGAATCTCTATATTAGTACCTCTCGTCTGGGGAGAGCTGTATGCAGTCCCTGGATTATTTCTCTCGGCACTCGTGCCGTTCGTCGTTGGAACCCTTCTCGTACGCAGGTACGCCGACGCCGAGGAACCCGGAAAGCTCCACGGGATGGTGATAGCCGCTTTGGGCTGGGGAGTGGTCGCAGTCTTCGGGTCTTTCCCTTTCGTACTGATAGCGTGGACGGTCGCTCTCGATCCCGGCTTACTCGGGTCGCCAGAGATGTCTTCGACGGTCGCGGCGTTCAAGTCGCCCCTCAACGCCGTCTTTGAGAGCATGAGCGGATTTACGGGGACGGGCCTCACGATGACACGTCACGAGAACGTCCTGCCCCATACGCTCCAGTGGTGGAGGTCTTTCACTGAGTGGATCGGCGGCATCGGCGTGATAGTCCTCACGACGGCTATACTCGCGCGCCCGGGGAGCGGATCTCTGACTCTTTACAGGAGCGAGGCGCGGTCGGAGAAGATACATCCGAGCATACTCTCGACAGTACGAACCATCTGGTGGATATTCGTACTCTACAGCTTCGTATCGGTATTTCTACTGTGGCTCGCCGGGATGCCCCTCTGGGACGCCGTAAACCACGCCATGACGGGTCTCTCGACGGGAGGATTCAGCGTCACCGACAACAGTATAGCGACCTACGACAGTGCCCTGGTAGACTTCGCCGTGATTCCCGTGATGGCGGTCGGAGGTGTGGCTTTCCCCGTACATTACCTCCTTCTCCAGGGCAACCTCAGAAGCGTAGTCTCCGATATACAGACTAGATGGGTCATCGGTATCTTCACACTCGGGAGCGTCGTGCTCTCGGCACTCCTCTACGTCAACGGCTCTTATTCATCGGCGTTCGAGTCGTTCAGGTACGGTGCTTTCCAGTTCGTCTCGGCGGCGTCATGTGCGGGGTTCCAGACGGGCGCTGTCGGCGACTGGTCGGCGGAGTCGCAGATACTCATCTCGTTGGCTATGACGGTAGGAGCCGCCGCGGGTTCGACGGTCGGAGGAATAAAGGTCATACGTGCTATCACACTCACGAAGGGGACTGCTTACAGGATAGCGGGTGTCTTCTATCCCGACACGGCTGTGAGACATCTCGAAATCGACGGAAGAACGCTCTCCGATGCCGAGGTCGCACACGAGCTTGAGGAGGCAGCTATAATATCGTTCCTCTGGGTCGTCTTTCTACTCGCCGGCGTCTTCGTCCTCCTGTCTGTGGTTCCTGACGTCTACAGCCTCGAAAACGTGATCTTTGAGGTTGCGAGCGCACAGGGCAACGTCGGTCTCTCGGCGGGTATCACGTCGCCCGAGATGTCGATCGTAGCCAAGAGCTTCTTACTCTTCAATATGTGGATAGGACGCCTGGAGATAATACCAG
The Candidatus Afararchaeum irisae DNA segment above includes these coding regions:
- a CDS encoding TrkH family potassium uptake protein, with the translated sequence MSETVLRDLGNILRALSAAVGISILVPLVWGELYAVPGLFLSALVPFVVGTLLVRRYADAEEPGKLHGMVIAALGWGVVAVFGSFPFVLIAWTVALDPGLLGSPEMSSTVAAFKSPLNAVFESMSGFTGTGLTMTRHENVLPHTLQWWRSFTEWIGGIGVIVLTTAILARPGSGSLTLYRSEARSEKIHPSILSTVRTIWWIFVLYSFVSVFLLWLAGMPLWDAVNHAMTGLSTGGFSVTDNSIATYDSALVDFAVIPVMAVGGVAFPVHYLLLQGNLRSVVSDIQTRWVIGIFTLGSVVLSALLYVNGSYSSAFESFRYGAFQFVSAASCAGFQTGAVGDWSAESQILISLAMTVGAAAGSTVGGIKVIRAITLTKGTAYRIAGVFYPDTAVRHLEIDGRTLSDAEVAHELEEAAIISFLWVVFLLAGVFVLLSVVPDVYSLENVIFEVASAQGNVGLSAGITSPEMSIVAKSFLLFNMWIGRLEIIPVLVVFKSITGGFEV